The proteins below come from a single Triticum aestivum cultivar Chinese Spring chromosome 5D, IWGSC CS RefSeq v2.1, whole genome shotgun sequence genomic window:
- the LOC123121920 gene encoding OVARIAN TUMOR DOMAIN-containing deubiquitinating enzyme 4, whose translation MLLRCVPAICLQRCTYTMYSQPSQLQGGLSQSMALWKHSHSHAVSYHTKMGLVSLSPKSTTSSRLQNGTCFSCLEQQSKHVLSARDRILHAKLDMTSHHKFSSISWKARKTRSLAQKIGGTGIALSLSFAVSGIANAEGPMDDGIGTSTTHNSESSTSCAHGKKVYTEYSVTGIPGDGRCLFRSVAHGECIRSGKPIPNENLQRKLADDLRTLVADEFIKRRTETEWFIEGDFDTYVSQIRKPHVWGGEPELLMASHVLQMPITVYMREEAAGGLIAIAEYGQEYGKEDPIRVLYHGCGHYEALHIPGNSEPRSRL comes from the exons ATGCTGCTGCGTTGCGTGCCTGCTATATGTTTGCAACGCTGCACCTATACCATGTATTCTCAGCCTAGCCAGTTACAAGGAGGGTTGTCACAGAGCATGGCCTTATGGAAGCATTCTCACTCACATGCGGTCAGTTATCACACAAAAATGGGTTTAGTTAGTCTTTCTCCTAAGAGCACAACATCATCTCGTCTGCAAAATGGGACATGCTTTTCCTGCTTGGAGCAACAGTCTAAACACGTATTATCAGCGAGAGATCGTATCCTACATGCTAAGCTTGATATGACCTCACATCACAAGTTTTCTAGTATTAGCTGGAAGGCGAGAAAGACCAGAAGTTTAGCTCAAAAAATAGGAGGTACAGGCATTGCTCTTTCCTTGAGTTTCGCAGTTTCTGGGATAGCAAATGCTGAGGGTCCGATGGATGATGGCATCGGTACCAGTACCACCCACAATTCCGAATCATCCACTAGTTGTGCTCATGGGAAGAAAGTTTACACAGAGTATTCTGTCACCG GCATTCCTGGGGATGGTAGATGCTTGTTCCGTTCTGTGGCTCATGGTGAGTGCATTAGGTCAGGGAAACCCATACCTAATGAGAATCTTCAGAGAAAGCTCGCTGATGATTTAAGAACATTG GTTGCTGATGAGTTTATCAAGAGACGGACAGAGACTGAATG GTTTATTGAGGGTGATTTCGATACATATGTCTCTCAGATTAGGAAGCCACATGTGTGGGGAGGAGAGCCAGAATTGCTCATGGCTTCTCACGTTCTTCA GATGCCGATCACTGTTTATATGCGCGAAGAAGCAGCTGGTGGTTTGATAGCGATCGCGGAGTATGGCCAGGAGTATGGGAAAGAAGACCCAATCCGAGTCCTCTATCATGGTTGTGGCCATTATGAAGCGCTGCATATACCAGGAAACTCTGAGCCCAGGTCAAGACTGTAA